A single window of uncultured Pseudodesulfovibrio sp. DNA harbors:
- a CDS encoding efflux RND transporter permease subunit: MSKQNSFIDFFAEHPTAANLLMLLFLGMGVLALPKMVRETFPDFTPSEISITAVYPGATAEDVEEAICQRIEDALDGVTNVEEVRSTAQDGLATVVVEMVEGGDLKEFAEDIRTEVDAIDTFPPDVEDPIIKRLNRTDMVLALAVTGPMSTPHLKLYCEDLKDRILNLPGVAEVTIGGFSDHEIRVEIPMKNIMQYGLSVFDITSVIGNQSLDLPAGTLETADADFVIRFADERKKVHEYEDLIVVSGKTGAELRLGDIANITDRFEKDEEKIWFNGQRAGELTIAKNKGEDALKVLDAVQMFLDKERAEMPSGVNLEITRNITKIVRDRLEMLISNGIQGLILVFMVMWLFFNIRLSFWVAMGLPVSFMGSFLVMQMTGMSINMLTMVGLLLALGLIMDDAIVIAENVAAHLARGKSALRAAVDGTREVARGVLSSFITTLCIFGSVALLIEGRIGKVLWVMPAVLIMTLSVSIIEAFCILPNHLNHSLSHMTKAPTPFRVAFEKRFEWVRENILGRIVDSVIRWRYVFVGGVLCVFILSVGMVASGRIGVEAFPSIDGDVLQASILLPQGTPLEKTEEVTRVVLAGLQRVNDELTPSQPEGKRLVRFASVAFNTNSYADEPGAHVATVYADLLSAEERTVNIRELELAWAAAVGDLPDVMALTFTQPSVGPAGNAIEFRLSGKDLKELKAAAAELRDYISEYEGTLYLLDNLRPGKPEFQATLKPGATAFGFNAQQIASQLRAAFFGREATEIQYQGESYEVNVRIASEDSDSIADLDYFHLTTQDGSLVPLGEVADIREGRGWAKINRVNGWRTVTVKGDVDTDVSNASAIVGQVRAQFMPKLLKKHPGVSFNIEGAAKRGAKTGDSMKRALIIGIFGIFILLSFQFRSYLEPIVVITAIPLAAIGVVWGHWLMGLTISMPSIMGFASLAGVVVNDSILLVEFLKMRIRDGMTTVEASRMASRQRFRAVLLTSLTTIVGLIPLLTERSLQAQILIPLCASLVFGLMASTVLVLLVVPSLYSILGDFGLTSTPRKQDVSSE, encoded by the coding sequence ATGAGTAAACAAAATTCATTTATTGATTTTTTTGCTGAACATCCAACTGCGGCAAATCTGCTTATGTTGTTATTTCTCGGTATGGGCGTTTTGGCTTTGCCTAAAATGGTTCGAGAAACTTTTCCTGATTTTACACCTTCAGAAATTTCTATAACTGCGGTTTATCCGGGTGCTACGGCAGAGGATGTAGAAGAGGCCATCTGTCAGCGCATTGAAGATGCTCTTGATGGTGTGACCAACGTGGAAGAAGTGCGTTCGACGGCCCAGGACGGGCTGGCAACCGTGGTGGTTGAAATGGTTGAAGGTGGTGATCTCAAGGAGTTCGCTGAAGATATTCGTACTGAAGTTGATGCTATCGATACCTTTCCGCCCGATGTAGAAGATCCCATCATCAAGCGGCTTAATCGAACAGATATGGTTTTGGCGTTGGCAGTAACCGGACCTATGTCCACCCCTCATCTCAAACTTTATTGTGAAGACCTCAAAGACCGGATTCTTAACTTACCGGGTGTGGCCGAAGTAACCATCGGTGGCTTTTCCGATCATGAGATTCGAGTTGAAATTCCCATGAAGAATATCATGCAGTATGGTTTGTCCGTGTTCGACATTACTTCTGTCATTGGAAATCAATCCTTGGATTTACCTGCCGGGACATTGGAAACTGCTGATGCTGATTTTGTCATCCGTTTTGCCGACGAGCGGAAAAAAGTTCATGAGTATGAAGATCTTATCGTTGTCTCTGGAAAAACAGGAGCCGAGCTTCGCTTGGGTGATATTGCCAATATTACGGATCGTTTTGAGAAGGATGAAGAAAAAATATGGTTTAATGGACAGCGAGCCGGAGAACTTACCATCGCCAAGAACAAGGGAGAGGATGCGCTCAAGGTGTTGGATGCCGTTCAGATGTTTTTGGATAAAGAGCGAGCCGAGATGCCGTCTGGCGTGAATCTTGAAATCACACGTAATATTACTAAAATTGTTCGTGACCGTCTGGAGATGTTGATTTCCAATGGCATACAAGGGTTGATTTTGGTTTTTATGGTCATGTGGCTGTTTTTTAATATCAGATTGTCCTTTTGGGTCGCCATGGGGTTGCCTGTCTCCTTTATGGGATCGTTTTTGGTCATGCAGATGACTGGTATGTCAATTAACATGCTGACGATGGTTGGTTTACTGTTGGCTCTTGGTTTGATCATGGATGACGCTATAGTTATCGCCGAGAACGTGGCTGCTCATCTTGCGCGAGGTAAGTCGGCGCTTCGGGCTGCAGTGGATGGAACCAGAGAAGTGGCACGTGGTGTTTTGTCATCGTTCATTACTACATTATGTATTTTTGGTTCCGTAGCTTTGCTTATCGAGGGGCGTATTGGTAAAGTGCTGTGGGTAATGCCTGCTGTTTTGATTATGACTTTGTCGGTGAGTATTATTGAAGCTTTTTGCATTCTTCCGAATCATCTTAACCATTCGCTCTCTCATATGACGAAAGCGCCGACTCCTTTTCGAGTTGCTTTTGAGAAACGATTTGAGTGGGTTCGGGAGAACATACTTGGACGGATCGTCGATTCGGTTATTCGGTGGCGATATGTTTTTGTAGGCGGCGTGTTGTGCGTATTCATCCTTTCTGTTGGGATGGTTGCAAGCGGTCGAATAGGAGTCGAGGCTTTTCCTTCAATTGACGGCGATGTTTTGCAAGCGAGTATACTTCTGCCGCAGGGTACTCCGCTTGAAAAAACAGAAGAGGTTACGCGTGTTGTTTTGGCTGGGCTTCAGCGGGTGAATGATGAATTAACTCCATCCCAGCCGGAGGGGAAGCGCCTCGTGCGGTTTGCTTCGGTTGCTTTCAATACGAATTCATATGCGGATGAGCCGGGTGCGCATGTGGCAACAGTGTATGCGGATTTGTTGAGCGCGGAAGAGCGGACGGTAAACATACGAGAGTTGGAGTTAGCTTGGGCTGCCGCTGTAGGAGATCTTCCAGATGTAATGGCATTGACCTTTACCCAGCCAAGTGTTGGGCCTGCTGGAAATGCAATCGAGTTTCGACTTTCAGGGAAAGATTTGAAAGAACTCAAAGCTGCTGCGGCTGAATTACGAGACTATATATCTGAATATGAAGGGACATTGTATCTTTTGGATAACCTTCGACCAGGGAAACCTGAATTTCAGGCTACACTTAAACCGGGGGCTACGGCTTTTGGATTTAATGCTCAACAGATAGCTTCACAATTACGAGCGGCGTTCTTTGGACGTGAAGCGACTGAAATACAGTATCAGGGTGAATCTTATGAAGTGAACGTGCGTATCGCTTCGGAAGATAGTGATTCAATAGCTGATCTGGATTACTTCCATTTGACAACTCAAGACGGTTCATTGGTCCCCTTGGGTGAAGTGGCGGATATTCGGGAAGGGCGCGGATGGGCCAAGATTAATCGCGTGAACGGGTGGCGAACTGTGACGGTTAAAGGAGATGTAGACACCGATGTATCAAATGCCAGTGCAATTGTTGGACAGGTTCGTGCTCAGTTTATGCCCAAACTGTTGAAGAAGCATCCGGGAGTGTCGTTTAATATCGAAGGTGCTGCCAAGCGCGGAGCCAAGACTGGAGACTCCATGAAACGAGCATTGATTATCGGTATTTTTGGGATATTCATCTTACTTTCGTTTCAATTCAGAAGTTACTTGGAGCCGATTGTGGTTATCACGGCTATTCCTCTTGCAGCGATAGGAGTTGTCTGGGGGCATTGGCTTATGGGACTGACCATTTCGATGCCATCGATTATGGGGTTTGCCTCTTTGGCTGGAGTGGTAGTGAATGATTCAATCCTTCTTGTAGAGTTCCTTAAGATGCGCATTCGAGATGGGATGACGACAGTAGAGGCATCCAGAATGGCAAGTCGACAGAGATTTAGGGCTGTCTTGTTGACGTCGCTTACGACCATCGTAGGGCTTATTCCTTTATTAACTGAGCGGAGTTTACAGGCGCAGATATTGATACCGCTGTGTGCAAGTCTGGTTTTTGGGCTTATGGCATCAACTGTTTTGGTGCTTCTTGTTGTACCAAGTTTGTATTCTATTTTGGGTGATTTTGGCCTTACCTCTACCCCTCGGAAACAGGATGTAAGTTCAGAGTAA